CGTTTCTAGAAACCTATTACTTCTTTTTTATGAAATGGAATCATTTTAAGACAGGAAAACAATAATCACCAAAATATTATCCATGATTAGGCACATTTCTGACATAATAAACCTCAAAATATCAGCAGAGTAAATTCCATCTATCAATACAGATTTACGTGCCAAACAAAACATACCGTGACCAGTAATCGTACTCTAATGATACAGTAACAAGATTACGGTACTTCGAGTATTTATCGCCGGCTTAATTCCGTTTCATAATAAATACAGCCACCCTTAACTTCGTGACTCCGACCAGCTCACTGTCAAATGCGTTGATTAATTTGACAGTACcggagttttaaataaaacatacttatATCACGTCACGGGAAATTGGTGACGTCAAAATTCGATGAGGAATTTTGACAGCTTGACAAATCACAGCAGTTGTGTGgggacaaaataataaaaagcgaTTACTTTTATCAAAAATTTGAACGTAGAGAGCATCCTAGCAAAAAGTGGTACCTATTTATAAGTTGGGTTAAGTAAAGAATAACCTGTTAACACGCTACtttattcccgagtaacaaggCTACATTTTGTCAGGGTACGAGAAGAAgttcctcgggacgcgggtgaaaccactggaaAATTTCTAgtttcacaaaattaaatatcacaTGATGATGGGTCACTTTTTATTCAaccaattttattgttatttaaaatggaAGTGGCGTAACATAAGTATGTTTTTGTTGACCGAGGCAGATATTCTTTACCAGCATCGGAAAGAATGGAAGTGACAAATGACTTCGATGAATTGGAACTACATAATAAGACGTGTAATTATGTtgccaaagttttttttttattattttaaaaataactgataACGGCACTGAGATAGCATGACTAAATACTTTTTgcaaagtttttataaaaactgaAACTAAAATCAATGAACTTTCAGACTGATGACAAAAAATTGGAAGATTTCAAGTGATTgaactgaaaattaaatttaaaaaagtaactgGCGCCAGTCATGGCATTCttcattataaataattattatttgtacgaATAGGATTGATTAAGTCTGCCTGAAAAACTTGTTTAAAATACATACCATCTTTGAATAATTCATTATTTCGATATTACGaggaaaataaattgatatttaaaatagaaaacgCTGTCTTCTGTCGAATATCGATCCTCATGAGTTCGATTTAATTTCtcgaaaaatgaaaaataattgtatgaCTTTTTTTTCCACATATTTAATTCCACATTAAtctgattttattattattagatgtGTGgtgacaatataaataaaccttttattcaaaaaaagtttaaaatcagACACTAACTTATTctcaatatgtacctacttattactcCAACAAATCACTACAACCTTAAACAAACCGAGCACACATCGAGTCGAACTTTATAGACAGCTACAGCACTATCAATCGACAAGTCACACGTAAGTAAGTAGGTGTCTGAGTCCACATATCgcgttatttattacattataaacGGTATCGAGGATCGCGCGCGTTTCGGACGCGCCCCGGGTGTATGATGACGTATCTCATATTTATGGGGCAGCGGTGGGGCGAACGCGTATTGTCCCGGAGTGTAGGCCGTGATGGATGTTACTTACCATGTGGCACCCTAGAGTGGGTGTAGACGTGGACTTATAGTAAGGGTGGGGAATGCGCCCTTTAGGATTTGAAGTATGTTATAGCCTGATGTTTCTGTGTTCAGGTATGCGGAAGGCTTCGATTTATGTGAGAGTAAGTTTTCAGGCGCCATGTTACTTTCTTGGTTTATTTAGAACTTTGTTACTATGCAACTTGGCtaacaacatattttattaaagttagtaCAATTGATTCCTTCAATTCTGTGCACAAGTACCCGCCCACTAAAATGTACCTCTATGCGCAAagtacatcatcctccgagccttttcccaactatgttggggtcggtcggcttccagtcttactctACTCGCAAagtccaacaaaaaaaaaaagctttaaaatcCATCGTAAATTAAACAACAACTCCAATACGAAAAGAACAGCAAAATCAACAACTATATCAATCTTACTGGAAGGGGCACAAATATGTTAACGCTTTGCAGACCCTCGCGGTGTTAACACGGGACTTCAAAGTGCGCTCGCAGGCAGTTCAATACGAGCGCACACAATAATGGCGCATCCAGTTGTCACTAGCTCACTCATTGAATGTATATATATCGCTGATGGACAATGGTTTGCGTTTACAGAGTTATTGGGTGCCCGCATGAAAGATATGGGTCAGTTGAAAAATTAATAGCAGTTGAAAAGAATTTCTGCTGAATAAAATTTACTGCAACTACTGTGAATACACGATTTTGAGCAaaaattttttaaaacattaaacaaaaaaaaaatacatagaaacgAGACGACGTTCTTTGTTTCTAAGGATTAGACAATATCAGAAATTAATGATATCAGGTTCAAAACATAACCTTCCTTTTAGcacagtcgggtaaaaacaaCTTGTCTGTTAAAcgaacaaaacaacaaacaaacaacatccATCTAATATGGAAAATATCATTACCATTGAATTTCACATGCATTTtgatcaacaaaaatattaagccACAAAAGGCAGggaataagtaaaaataatcaaaatttattccacattacctactttaaatactttttatctggaAGTTCGGAAATAAATTGAAGCGCTCGTGCCACCCAGGGAACAGAAAACAAAACTCAATGTACTGTCGTCGGCCAGATATACTATACACTAGAAATATTAACCGTCGCTACGAAAATGCCCCTCTTGAAAAGATATAAATAGATGAATAAACGTGAAACACAATTAGCTTATGCTACGGACCAGAGTGACGTCACAATTCACCACGctaaaaaccatttaaaaattcaattctaaaataaccaaaaatataatttaaacgtCACTGTGTAATAACAGAagcaaaatacattttaatttcaaaaaataactcttaaaaatattttttgtatcagCCATGTCGTCACATCCTTCACCCAACGTAGGCTAAGTATGCTACCCTCAAGTCAGTTTCTCAGTCCGTATCCCCAGTCCGTTCTATTATATTGTCAATTCGGGACCTCCACGCACAGTATACAATTACAAGATGTGTTCATCCTCCCGCAATCTGTCAGTTGGACTCTCCGTCtcacaataaataaagtgaATTTATTTGCGTACATTTAATTTATGGGCATTTTGGACACAATGTAGCGATGTGATATCCTACGGGAGCAAGTGCGGCTATTCAAGTCTGAGCTGGCATTGTTGGTGAAATATATTGAGGTAGTCGTTGTTAAATGGTTCTGTGGGCTTCCATCTTCTGGGTCATGTTTAGCATATTCTGCATGATAGAATGGAAATTTAAAGACTACTGACAATTTTGTAAGCAATAGTATATCATACTGAAATAAGAACTGCgtaatgttgtaattttgtaaataaaatttcctCTTCTGCAGcagttgttttctttttcagtattttcagTGTTCATAGAATCGCTGAATTTGAACTGTTTGTTTTGTGGTGAGTAAGTAACATACCAAGAATGTATTAATTTACCTAAGGGGCATCAACAATGCACGTACTGTCAAAATCTAACCACAAACCAGATCTAATTCCGAACACCGTAACTATCAATTATAACTTACTGTTACATACATTAGTTTACACTCGAACGGCTCGTAACACTATCCAGCCAGTGATTTAGTGCACTCGCCCGTCCACTCGCCCGTCTACTGGCGCGGTTTACTGGCGTGCCAGTGTGTAATGACTTCAGATGTAAATACTTTAAATTGATTTGTTGGTTTCGGCTTCGTAAAGAAACAATAGCCGTCCTGTTTGTTGCAAGCTGAGATTAATAGGTGTCCCATTCAGATATACGCCACTTTGAGTATCATTTTGTCTATCTTATAATGAATGGCGAGCCTTATGACTGTGATCTATGGGACTAGCATGGTGGTAAATACAAGTTACACACTGTATTTCAAGTATCTATTTACTAGACCTCTCTTTTATTCTTTTGGAACTAATAAGACATTTAACAACAAAATTCGATCCTAAATATTTCCTTATTTCAGTAAAATCACATTTGCTTACATAGTTAAAAAAACGGACCTTCCTCAGcttgaaaacattaaatatttaaagactGAAAATATTCAGTTGCATAAAGCGTGTTCCTaattcaaaatacatacatCGCAACAAACTACTGGTCAATAACACAACACAAAGGTCACAAAAGATACAAACAGATAAAAATCAGACCATTATCCTAGACCATAGACAACAACTACCAACATACAAACTCAATTAAAAAGACCATTGTTatcatagacaaaaaaaaaacaatttgaccTCATAACTTGGTTGCTTAACATTCAGCACATACTTTATCTTAGGGGTGTTATCCATGTCGCAAGATACTTTAAACCGGCGCACGCGCCGATCTGTAATGAAATCATAACTCACGATCTTTCTCAAACGAtgcttacctgaaacaaatgaaaatgaacTTTATTACTAAAGTACTAAGATTGGATTTTGTAACTAGTGTGTTAAGTAGGACTTATTTGCCCTATATAGAGTTGGTTGAATAGTTTATTGCGAATTACAAAACATTGAATAGCTGCTGTTTAAGTCCATTATTTCTTTTCATGatagattttaattttagtgCTCATGTAGTTTTAATGCGTTCTTTTAGTTCTTTATGAGCGTCTAAATGGGTTGTTGTAGTGTACTCAATTATACTTTTTTGCAATCTAATGGTGTCTACTTATGTGCTGTGGTATCTGTTTCATATATCATATTGCAATTGTAAAACAATCACAATTGTTAAAAGACGAAAtgcaattgaaattaattttggcTTGATCGGACTACAAGGACTTTCCAGAGCTTTTTGAAACTAGGTATGAGAAGACATAGTTATGCTATGTTGATAATAACGAATAATAAGGTAGACCACAGCTAAAACTTCTTAGGGTCCAACGAAACGTAAAAATCTAATTTGTTTGACTATTTGACTATGATACctaggtaattaaataaattatcactATTTCTAAGAATGTTTAAAGTCTCTACAGTcccaataaatataatataatttcccgtaaaaatatttaacctaCATTACCTAGAACCAAAAACCACTAATGCCCTATTAAACAGCCAATACCAAATAGGTTCTCAGCACTAATTCACCAAGAAGGTCCGAACATATTAGTCACAAGACACATGATCGATATCACATCTCAACAATGGGTTCAGGGTTCAAATTCCACACAGGTGACATTTACACAGTCTATAAAGACCATTCATTGTGTATGTAGACTTAAATAATTGTACTTATGTACATCGACGATAGTACGGTCCTTACTAGAATTGTACTCAAGAGATCTTTGCCTTGAATATTTGGAGCCATTCGAATGGGTTGGATGTATTTTAGTGTTGTCCTTCATTATATAGTCATCCTTTGAGAAATGGTGGTTTAGGTGACTTATCAggtataaaagtaaattaaataaaaggctCATAAGTACCaaaatttccttatgtactccccttatgtactcctatgaTGCAATTCCTTATCTTCTCTAATCTAtaaactttcttatgtactggCTTACTACAATCagtatatctatgtatatactttcttatgtacctactaataatCAGTAGGATTGTGATTACTtgtgtaatctatactaatattataaagctgaagagtttgtttgtttgtttgaacgcgctaatctcagtaactactggtccgatttgttTCATTCAGTGTTATAGTccatttattataacattagaaAAAAGAGGCTCGCAGAGGCAGGAGTACGAAACCTTTTATTTTGAAGTCAAGTTCGAACAATTTTAACAGATAATGTGTGTGATTTTAGTGCCAGTGTATGACTTCTATGTACGGCAAAGTgcattctatctatctatctactcgTTACGATGCTTGGATAGacacatgaaataaaaaaaatagttgcaatcagtttattaaaaacaacttCATCATAATCCATACCTATCATGATTAAAACAAACCAAGTAAATAAGACACAAAACATACTTAACAATTTAGTCACTGCTACCATCAGTTAATTTATGTATGCTGACATAGGCGGtaacaaaagtaataattttatctataaTCGTTTAGCAAGTTAAATACCAACTATTATAACATTTTCCAAAGACAAAAGTGTGAGATTTATTGCAGGGTATTAAATAAGAGAAAAGGTTTTGCCACCCTAATGATATAATCGATGTGATAGATATAAATATGAACTCTTTATTCATCATcctctgatgatgatgaagattcaCCAACGTTAATAATAAACCTTTCTACAACTTCATCCATTATACCATCAAGTTGGCAAAATCTTTCCTCTTCTTTAATTGTATGGGCAATGCAAGATTGCCATTTTTCTGCAGTTATATTTGCGAGTGCTTGAGGGAGCAACTGCTGCACTtcctttaatttaaaacttttattgttttgtgctACATATCCCTTCATTTGAGCCCATATTAGTTCGATTGGGTTGAGCTCGCAGTGGTAAGGTGGAAGGCGCAACACTAATACGTTCTTTTCTTTAGCCATGTCATCTACAACAAACTTTTGGTACAAATGTTTTACATGTTTCACTTTCTCTAATAAAGTGGCCCTAAGGTCTTTTTCCTCAaaaggaatatttttgtttttcagccaTTCCTGAATAGCTGCCTTTCGTGTGGCTGTAGTTGGCAGCTTCTCCACTTTTCTTGAATGATAAGGCGCATTATCCATAACAATAACTGAACCATTCTCGATTTTGGATAATATTAAACTGAACCACTTTTCAAAATTGTGTGCATCCATTTCAGAATGGTAGTCTCCATCTCCCTTTTTGGCTTCAAATATTAATTCACCATTCATTAAAAACCCATCTGTTGATCctgtgaaatgaaataaaaacaaatcaataattaaGTACTGGTGGCATAGAATACTTGATCGCTGGAAATAGATTTTAACCTTTAAATAGCCACCGAAATTAATTGCAGCATTAATGTACTTGAACAGATGATTCTAAAAGCATAAAGATCTTACTCCTAGGGAAAGTATTAAGACTTAACCAGTTTTTAGTGACCGAAAATGGAGtgctcattttattaaaatgctttgttaataaattaataataaaaaaagttttaccaATATGGCCAATGATAAGCCGTTTTCCTTTTCCAGTTGGGTTCTTTAAACCAGTTGATAAGCCTGCTCGGTGTGCTTCCTTTGAAGACTTAACAGTACTGTCTTGCCATACTTTGCTTTTTGTGTGTCCTGGAGGTTTAAAATTGTAgatgtaaacataatattaattcaacGTATGTTGaactaataatatttcactATATTGTTTAGCATAAAGGAGGTTTTACATAACTTGGTTAGCTATTTACCGAGTTATGTAAAACCCCCTTCTTCCAGACTTCACAAATATTAGCAGCACTATATCTTCATTTAGCCAAGTCTcatctaaataatatattttttttccttcatTCCTTAATCTCTTAATTTCATGGAGATATTTCACCCTCCATAATACAATCTCCTGTCTGTCGATTAGGGCACTTCTTCTACTTcttttaatatatgtaaattttaatttgtttttgattaaattatataaagagCTTCTTTTAAAATCGGGTAGAGACTCATCACTATTCACGGCTTCCAGAATCTTATCCAATGTCGGTAATTCAttatcaaagaaaaaagaatgaATTTTCCTTCGTATTCCACttaatattatatcatcatATTCATCCGATTTTGAATATTTCCGTTGGCGAGGAGGAGGTGATTGCAGGCGACCTTCTGTATTGTACTCTTTGAGGATATTATACACTGTTGCACGAGATATGCCTGTAAAACGATTAATAGTGTATGTTATTCATCCTCACAAAGCATGctattttcaaatacatttatttattataataaaatcccTGCAATCTTTACCTGCAATTTCtgcagttttattaattaactgcGTCATATAAGCAGGAGTACTTTCTGACTGGGACCCCTTGatgtctttataaatatttaaaactgttgtttttTCTGCAGAATGAAGAGGTGTTTGCTTTGATCGCTTTTTCTTGGGAGACAATATTTTAACGTCGTGTTCAATTTTGGGGCCACGTCGTTTTGGCTGTTGACGTTGCTCAGCGTCACTAGCAGTTTCAGTACGTACATGTTGCGCTTGCAAGCCACTCGGGCCTGCACCGAGATCGTCCGTGTTCATAGTTCAACAAAATGTACTGCTTTGTATGAACAACACAAAATTACGTAACACTAATATAGTAACAATAACAAACAgaaaaacagtaacaaataacaACTAAACCACGAAAACTCAACAATAACAACGAAACAAGGCGTAGCATTCACAAGTATCCACAAGTGAATAACAATATGTCAAATTGACAGTCGCAGATAGATGACATTATaaaccaacaaaattaaaaaacacgtGCTGCCGCAATTTAGGAAGGGACAAGGTAACATTTTAGATTTGGTTGAGTTATAGTTACATGAAAAAACGTTCCGAGCACTATCTGCCCCTGCTTCTTTTAGATTTTAAACATAGAcacgacattattttatttaaaaaataaataatattaaatgaaggACTTGTAATTTAAGAACGTAAATGGCTTAAATAAGTACAATTAAGTGTGACAGCTGttatttaaaatggttttatttaactcCTCATCAATCTTGACTGTAATagtgtttattgtatttttattgcaaactgTACTCCTAAAAGAGCCTTTTTTTACTTCTGTCTAATGCTATAGTAAATGGAGTATAGATAGCCCAtctatcgaggaaggctt
Above is a window of Helicoverpa zea isolate HzStark_Cry1AcR chromosome 1, ilHelZeax1.1, whole genome shotgun sequence DNA encoding:
- the LOC124630462 gene encoding uncharacterized protein LOC124630462 → MNGELIFEAKKGDGDYHSEMDAHNFEKWFSLILSKIENGSVIVMDNAPYHSRKVEKLPTTATRKAAIQEWLKNKNIPFEEKDLRATLLEKVKHVKHLYQKFVVDDMAKEKNVLVLRLPPYHCELNPIELIWAQMKGYVAQNNKSFKLKEVQQLLPQALANITAEKWQSCIAHTIKEEERFCQLDGIMDEVVERFIINVGESSSSSEDDE